In the genome of Terribacillus sp. FSL K6-0262, one region contains:
- a CDS encoding amino acid ABC transporter permease: MIPFDAVNIGKFFDVELAWENLPFILEGLPMTIAVAFAGMGMGLILGFFLAIGRSSRFFFLRWPSRFYISFMRGTPILVFLFILYQGLPVVQIRLDAFTCAVLAFGLNSAAYIAEVNRGALNSIPYGQWESSYALGLNYWQTLTRVIVPQAARVAMPPLTNVFLDLVKATSLAAVITVPEMFQKAQIVAGRTFDSMTMYITVALVYWPLCIIISYFQERLEKRFSRYIN, encoded by the coding sequence ATGATACCATTCGATGCGGTGAACATTGGGAAATTCTTTGATGTGGAGCTGGCATGGGAGAACCTGCCTTTCATATTGGAAGGATTGCCGATGACGATAGCTGTTGCTTTCGCCGGTATGGGGATGGGGCTGATCCTCGGTTTTTTCCTGGCGATCGGCCGCAGTTCCCGATTCTTTTTCCTCAGATGGCCCTCGCGCTTTTATATTTCGTTTATGCGCGGGACGCCGATACTCGTTTTTTTATTCATCCTGTATCAAGGGCTGCCGGTTGTCCAAATCCGATTGGATGCGTTCACCTGTGCTGTCCTTGCCTTCGGTTTGAATAGTGCAGCCTATATTGCAGAAGTGAATAGAGGGGCATTGAACAGTATTCCGTATGGCCAGTGGGAATCTTCCTATGCGCTTGGTCTCAATTATTGGCAGACCTTGACCAGGGTCATCGTCCCGCAGGCAGCTCGGGTGGCGATGCCGCCGCTTACAAATGTATTTCTTGATTTAGTGAAGGCAACCAGCCTCGCAGCGGTCATTACAGTGCCGGAAATGTTCCAGAAGGCCCAAATAGTGGCTGGCCGGACTTTTGATTCGATGACGATGTATATTACAGTGGCGCTTGTATATTGGCCGCTATGTATCATCATTTCTTATTTCCAGGAACGGCTGGAGAAGCGATTCTCCCGTTATATCAATTAA
- a CDS encoding transporter substrate-binding domain-containing protein has product MKKRMLVLCSLLVVLILSACGSPDNDSAGKAPEDKVWEAIQDSGKLTVGTSGTLYPASYYPEGSDEITGYDVEVVKEIAKRLDLEVEFKTSDFNNMLASVQNGRVDMAANDIGVTDERKEKFAYSNPYKYSYTTMIVRKDDLSGIHSLEDLKGKKAGGEATTGYSKIAEELGAEVVAYGNTTNDVYLRDVDNGRTDLIINDYYLQSLALQAFPDFNITIHPDFKFDETANAAIMPKDAPELKKQVDKALDEMREDGTLTKLSEEFFGGADVSKQPDEDIPTIDEVLKQQQEEEK; this is encoded by the coding sequence ATGAAGAAACGAATGCTTGTATTATGCAGTTTGCTGGTCGTCCTTATCTTGAGTGCTTGCGGTTCTCCTGATAATGACAGTGCCGGGAAAGCGCCAGAGGATAAAGTGTGGGAAGCCATTCAGGATTCTGGAAAGCTTACCGTTGGCACTTCAGGTACATTGTATCCGGCAAGCTACTATCCGGAAGGTTCGGACGAAATTACTGGATACGATGTGGAAGTGGTGAAGGAAATTGCGAAGCGACTTGATTTGGAAGTGGAGTTCAAAACCTCCGATTTCAATAATATGCTTGCGTCCGTCCAGAATGGACGAGTCGATATGGCAGCAAATGATATCGGTGTGACGGATGAGCGTAAAGAGAAGTTCGCCTATAGCAACCCGTATAAATATTCATATACAACGATGATCGTACGCAAGGATGACCTTTCCGGGATCCATTCACTGGAAGACTTAAAAGGCAAGAAGGCTGGCGGTGAGGCGACAACGGGGTACAGCAAGATCGCAGAAGAGCTTGGTGCCGAGGTAGTGGCATATGGCAATACCACCAACGATGTCTATTTGCGTGATGTCGATAATGGCCGCACTGATTTGATCATCAATGATTATTATTTGCAGTCATTGGCACTGCAAGCTTTCCCGGACTTTAATATCACCATCCACCCGGATTTCAAATTCGATGAAACAGCCAATGCTGCCATTATGCCAAAAGATGCCCCGGAATTGAAAAAACAAGTGGACAAGGCTTTGGATGAGATGCGCGAAGATGGTACACTGACGAAGCTTTCCGAGGAGTTCTTCGGCGGAGCGGACGTTTCCAAACAACCGGATGAGGATATCCCGACGATCGATGAAGTATTGAAACAGCAGCAGGAAGAAGAAAAATGA
- a CDS encoding transporter substrate-binding domain-containing protein: MGKGLGIICSLFLMLLLLGACGSGGDQDSESAGNDKTWERIQESGKLVVGTSGTLFAASYYPDGSDELTGYDVEVIKEIAKRLDLEVEFRTSDFNNMLASVQNGRIDVAANDIEITDERKEQFAFTEPYKYSYTSMIVRKDDLSGIHSLADIKGKRAGGEASTNHSKVAERLGAEVVTYSNATNDVYLRDVDNGRTDLIINDYYLQSLALQAFPDFSIMIHPDFKFDQIEQGAIISKDAPELKKQMDKALDEMKEDGTLTKLSEEFYGGADVSQKPEEELPTVDELMEQEGNK, from the coding sequence ATGGGGAAGGGATTAGGTATTATATGTAGTTTATTTTTGATGCTGCTGCTTCTAGGGGCTTGCGGCAGCGGTGGAGATCAAGATTCTGAAAGCGCTGGCAATGATAAAACATGGGAGAGGATCCAGGAGTCCGGCAAGCTTGTAGTCGGTACATCCGGTACTCTCTTTGCGGCATCTTATTATCCAGATGGATCCGATGAGCTGACAGGTTATGATGTGGAAGTAATCAAGGAGATTGCGAAGCGTCTGGATTTGGAAGTGGAATTCAGGACATCTGACTTTAATAATATGCTTGCATCTGTACAAAATGGCAGAATAGATGTAGCGGCAAATGATATCGAAATCACCGATGAAAGAAAAGAGCAATTCGCTTTCACGGAACCCTATAAGTATTCCTATACTTCCATGATTGTACGTAAAGACGATTTGTCTGGCATCCACAGTCTGGCGGATATTAAAGGAAAACGTGCCGGCGGGGAAGCTTCGACGAACCACAGCAAGGTTGCAGAACGGCTTGGGGCAGAGGTTGTCACATACAGCAATGCAACTAATGATGTGTACTTGCGGGATGTCGATAATGGAAGGACAGACCTCATCATCAATGACTATTACTTACAATCATTGGCTTTGCAGGCTTTTCCTGATTTCAGCATCATGATCCATCCAGATTTCAAGTTCGATCAGATTGAGCAAGGTGCCATCATTTCCAAGGATGCCCCTGAGCTTAAGAAACAAATGGACAAAGCACTTGATGAAATGAAAGAAGACGGTACGTTGACTAAGCTGTCGGAGGAGTTCTATGGCGGGGCGGATGTCTCCCAAAAGCCGGAGGAAGAATTGCCGACAGTGGATGAGCTAATGGAACAAGAAGGAAATAAGTGA
- a CDS encoding heavy metal translocating P-type ATPase, which produces MGGFNRMKKHFELLAALVSGAIIIITYFLFRDTEAAPFLYSAAYLIGGYCKAKEGITETILERKLNVEMLMIFAAIGAAIIGHWLEGALLIFIFALSGALETYTENRSSQELRALLSLQPDEATRVTDTGKETIPIGQLRVDDRVLVLPGERIPADGIILKGTTSIDESAITGEGIPVTKSEGHEVFASTVNSSAVLEIRVSKPAEDTLFQRIITMVQTAQAQKSPAQHFIERFEGPYVKIVLLLVLLLFLVPPILTTWSFTESFYRAMILLVVASPCALVASVMPATLSAISKGARNGILVKGGVHLEAIGQVKAVAFDKTGSLTAGKPSVTDFLVSESADASLVQKAAHAIQSQSSHPLAKAVAAYTEADSIEPAKQVTDAAGHGMEGIWQGQKWRIGKAAYMNNTADQEFAEQADALAAEGKSLVYIENEAGVAGVFALQDTLRPEAKAAIRSLTKLGISTIMLTGDNDQTAKAIAAQAGITTYRANCLPEEKVAEIKDLERNYGMIAMVGDGINDAPAIATAEVGIAMGNGTDAALETADMILIKNDLGKLADAIKLSKRMRRIIKQNVVFSVTVILLLIFANISQYLGLPLGVVGHEGSTILVILNGLRLLK; this is translated from the coding sequence ATTGGAGGTTTTAACCGAATGAAGAAACACTTTGAACTGCTTGCCGCGTTAGTTAGTGGTGCAATCATCATCATTACCTATTTCCTGTTCCGCGACACCGAAGCTGCCCCTTTCCTTTATAGCGCCGCATATTTGATTGGGGGATACTGCAAAGCGAAAGAAGGAATTACCGAAACGATCCTGGAGCGGAAACTGAATGTAGAGATGCTGATGATTTTTGCCGCTATCGGAGCTGCTATAATCGGTCATTGGCTGGAGGGCGCTTTGCTCATATTCATCTTCGCCCTTTCCGGAGCCCTGGAAACCTACACCGAGAACCGAAGCAGTCAGGAATTACGCGCTCTGCTGTCACTTCAGCCCGATGAAGCGACCCGAGTGACCGATACCGGAAAAGAAACCATCCCTATCGGCCAGCTTCGAGTGGATGATCGAGTACTGGTACTGCCTGGGGAACGTATCCCAGCTGATGGCATCATCTTAAAGGGAACAACGAGCATCGATGAAAGTGCCATCACCGGCGAAGGGATACCAGTGACCAAATCAGAAGGACATGAAGTATTCGCCAGTACCGTCAATAGCAGCGCCGTCTTGGAAATCCGTGTCTCAAAGCCCGCGGAAGATACATTGTTTCAGCGAATCATCACAATGGTGCAAACTGCCCAAGCACAAAAATCACCGGCTCAGCACTTCATCGAACGTTTCGAAGGACCTTATGTCAAAATCGTCCTGTTGCTAGTATTGCTATTATTCCTGGTTCCTCCTATCCTTACGACCTGGTCCTTCACCGAATCATTTTACCGGGCGATGATCCTGCTTGTTGTCGCCTCTCCATGTGCCCTTGTTGCCTCAGTGATGCCGGCGACCCTATCCGCTATTTCCAAAGGCGCAAGAAATGGGATCCTGGTCAAAGGCGGCGTGCACCTGGAAGCGATTGGACAAGTGAAAGCGGTCGCCTTTGATAAAACTGGCAGCCTGACTGCCGGAAAACCATCCGTAACAGATTTTCTTGTCAGTGAATCGGCAGACGCTTCCCTGGTGCAAAAGGCGGCTCATGCCATTCAGTCCCAATCCTCACACCCCCTTGCCAAAGCAGTGGCAGCATATACAGAAGCTGACTCTATCGAACCAGCCAAGCAAGTGACAGATGCTGCAGGACACGGCATGGAAGGGATATGGCAGGGACAGAAATGGCGGATCGGCAAAGCAGCTTATATGAATAATACGGCTGATCAAGAATTCGCAGAGCAAGCCGACGCATTGGCTGCTGAAGGGAAATCGCTGGTTTATATAGAAAATGAAGCTGGAGTTGCCGGGGTATTTGCTCTTCAGGATACATTGCGACCAGAAGCCAAAGCAGCCATCCGTTCTTTGACGAAGCTAGGTATATCGACTATCATGCTGACAGGTGATAATGATCAAACCGCAAAAGCAATAGCCGCTCAAGCAGGCATCACCACTTATCGCGCCAATTGCCTGCCAGAAGAGAAAGTTGCCGAAATCAAGGATCTCGAAAGGAATTATGGAATGATCGCCATGGTAGGAGATGGGATCAACGATGCTCCTGCCATTGCTACGGCAGAAGTCGGGATAGCTATGGGGAATGGGACAGATGCAGCACTGGAAACAGCGGATATGATCCTGATCAAGAACGATTTGGGAAAACTGGCCGATGCCATCAAGCTCTCGAAGCGGATGCGCCGAATCATCAAGCAGAACGTCGTTTTTTCCGTCACTGTCATACTGCTGCTGATTTTTGCAAACATCAGTCAATATCTTGGATTACCACTCGGTGTGGTGGGACACGAAGGCAGTACGATTCTTGTGATTTTGAATGGATTGCGTTTATTGAAATGA
- a CDS encoding IS30 family transposase — protein sequence MSYSHLTTIERGKLETLYKLGWSARRIAKELGRHHSTISRELERNSEGSYKADSADRMYQKRREFCIPKGKWKEELRVVIEEKLKLTWSPEQIQGRLGIISFKTIYRWMNQRRFSVDHQVFRQKGKRQKPRETRGRFNIGTSIKERPKDVKDRKSAGHWELDTVVSSRGKSKGCFGTFAERKTRFFLAVKMNDRSARSMKEAISQVAASMPKEIFKTATTDRGKEFACYQEIENEMDISVYFADPYAPWQRGTNENSNGLLREFFPKKTDLASVSEDEIHQALYLINHRPRKILGWKTPYEAFQEELSHLD from the coding sequence ATGAGCTATTCCCATCTTACTACAATTGAACGAGGAAAACTAGAAACACTATACAAGCTTGGCTGGTCTGCACGTCGTATCGCAAAGGAGTTAGGGAGACACCATTCGACTATTTCCAGAGAATTGGAGCGTAACAGTGAGGGCAGCTATAAAGCTGACTCTGCTGACAGAATGTATCAAAAACGACGGGAATTTTGTATTCCTAAAGGTAAATGGAAAGAAGAGCTTAGAGTGGTTATTGAGGAGAAATTAAAGCTCACTTGGTCACCTGAACAAATTCAAGGAAGGCTGGGTATCATCAGCTTCAAAACCATCTATCGTTGGATGAATCAAAGACGATTCTCTGTCGATCATCAGGTCTTCCGTCAAAAAGGAAAAAGGCAAAAACCCCGGGAAACGAGAGGTCGATTCAATATTGGTACGTCGATAAAGGAGCGTCCAAAAGATGTGAAGGACCGAAAATCGGCAGGCCATTGGGAACTAGATACAGTAGTATCAAGCCGTGGAAAAAGTAAAGGATGCTTCGGAACGTTTGCCGAACGCAAAACGCGTTTCTTTCTCGCAGTTAAAATGAACGATCGAAGTGCACGCTCTATGAAGGAAGCTATCTCACAAGTGGCAGCTTCTATGCCTAAGGAAATATTTAAGACAGCGACCACAGATCGAGGGAAAGAATTTGCTTGTTATCAAGAAATCGAAAATGAAATGGATATCTCGGTTTACTTTGCCGATCCGTATGCCCCATGGCAGCGAGGAACCAATGAAAACAGTAACGGGCTGCTTCGGGAGTTCTTCCCAAAGAAAACAGACTTAGCCTCTGTTTCAGAAGATGAAATCCACCAAGCACTATACCTAATTAATCATCGCCCGCGAAAAATATTAGGATGGAAAACTCCTTACGAGGCTTTCCAGGAGGAACTGTCGCATTTAGATTGA
- a CDS encoding YihY/virulence factor BrkB family protein — translation MGSFLKQLGQRIGNDEVTGLSAQLAYFLLLSLFPFIIFLLSLVAFLPISQQDIMNTLSTFAPESTMDLLEENITGLVNNRNGGLLSIGILATLWSASNGVNAIIRALNKAYGVNENRSFIVARGVAVVLTIAMVLVIAVAFLLPIFGKSIGLYIFSIFGLDEGFLTVWGALRWVISFVIFFIVLLALYVLAPSKRLSIKESMVGAAFAAVGWMIASLLFSFYVDNFGNYSATYGSLGAVIVLMIWFYLSGIIIITGGEINAMLEERKKAKKAS, via the coding sequence ATGGGGAGCTTTCTGAAACAGCTGGGGCAGCGGATCGGCAATGATGAAGTGACTGGTCTGTCTGCCCAGCTGGCTTATTTTTTATTACTATCGCTATTTCCATTTATCATTTTTCTTTTATCATTGGTCGCCTTTTTACCGATCAGTCAGCAAGATATCATGAATACATTATCGACATTTGCACCTGAATCTACCATGGATTTATTGGAAGAAAATATAACGGGTCTTGTCAACAACCGGAATGGCGGACTATTGTCCATTGGTATTTTGGCAACGCTTTGGTCTGCATCGAATGGCGTCAATGCCATCATCCGTGCTTTGAATAAGGCATACGGTGTCAATGAAAACCGATCTTTCATTGTAGCCAGGGGAGTAGCCGTCGTGCTGACAATCGCGATGGTACTCGTCATCGCAGTCGCATTCCTGCTCCCGATTTTCGGTAAATCGATTGGACTTTATATCTTTTCGATTTTCGGATTGGATGAAGGCTTCCTGACTGTTTGGGGAGCTTTGCGCTGGGTGATCTCCTTTGTCATATTCTTCATCGTACTGCTTGCATTGTATGTGCTTGCCCCAAGTAAGAGACTTTCAATCAAAGAATCGATGGTCGGTGCAGCGTTTGCGGCCGTCGGCTGGATGATCGCATCCCTGTTATTTTCCTTTTATGTAGATAACTTTGGCAATTATTCCGCAACATATGGATCCCTTGGTGCAGTCATCGTCTTGATGATTTGGTTCTACCTTTCCGGTATCATCATCATTACCGGCGGTGAAATCAATGCCATGCTGGAGGAGCGGAAGAAAGCGAAAAAGGCTTCCTGA
- a CDS encoding low molecular weight protein-tyrosine-phosphatase: protein MINVLFICLGNICRSPMAEAIFCKRIEEAGLSGLVAVDSAGIGHWHEGKKIHPSARELLGQKGIPIVEKTAKQVQLEQLDAYDHIIVMDRLNLQDLSAMIPAYSSRYRLFSEFINGREGEDIADPFFTGEFEAVFEQLDAGCAELCETIKQQIRWKEPI from the coding sequence ATGATAAACGTGTTGTTTATTTGTTTAGGCAACATCTGCCGCTCACCGATGGCAGAGGCGATATTCTGCAAACGAATAGAGGAAGCAGGCCTATCAGGGCTTGTTGCTGTGGACTCTGCCGGAATCGGTCACTGGCATGAAGGAAAAAAGATACATCCTTCCGCTCGTGAGCTTCTGGGTCAAAAGGGCATTCCGATTGTCGAAAAAACAGCGAAGCAAGTACAATTGGAACAGCTGGATGCGTATGATCACATCATTGTGATGGATCGGCTTAATTTGCAGGATTTATCAGCTATGATACCTGCCTATTCGTCCCGTTATCGGCTTTTCTCGGAATTCATCAATGGACGGGAAGGCGAGGATATCGCAGATCCGTTCTTCACTGGTGAATTTGAAGCTGTATTTGAACAGCTGGATGCTGGGTGTGCGGAATTGTGCGAGACAATAAAACAACAGATACGATGGAAGGAGCCGATTTGA
- a CDS encoding S66 peptidase family protein, giving the protein MPIIYPHALTADSTFAITAPSSGVPASLHPRIHKAKKQLEKLGNRVIIGETVWTQEAARSSSAEIRAAELMSFLTDPEIDALMPPWGGELLIQVLPRLDWDKLASSNPKWLIGYSDTSTLLCSYTLRTNIATAHTTNFFDLHMASLDGTTRQWHKVLSAPSRKNFIQHASAMYQSSWDALFEQDDAAGFDLDSETEWKSTTGKPVSFTGRLIGGCLNTLTVIAGTKYAPIKKWQESFEEDTIVYLEWSDWSTAEAYRNLWHLKELGWFDRASGVLFGRPARSTPSEDYTDEQMIREFADEIGLPIIFDTDIGHMPPQLTLINGALTTVSYQDGTGTLTYLE; this is encoded by the coding sequence ATGCCGATCATCTATCCACATGCTCTCACAGCCGACTCCACCTTTGCAATCACTGCACCATCCAGCGGGGTTCCCGCTTCCTTGCATCCCCGGATACATAAAGCAAAAAAGCAGCTGGAGAAGCTGGGAAACCGCGTGATCATAGGCGAGACAGTCTGGACCCAGGAAGCTGCCAGAAGCAGCTCTGCCGAAATCCGGGCAGCTGAACTGATGAGCTTCCTTACCGATCCTGAAATCGATGCCCTCATGCCGCCATGGGGCGGGGAATTGCTTATTCAAGTATTGCCAAGACTGGATTGGGACAAGCTAGCTTCAAGCAATCCAAAATGGCTGATCGGTTATTCTGATACAAGCACACTTCTTTGTTCCTATACGCTCCGGACAAATATCGCTACAGCCCATACAACCAACTTCTTCGATCTGCATATGGCATCACTCGATGGAACGACAAGGCAGTGGCATAAGGTTTTATCTGCACCATCACGCAAAAACTTTATCCAGCATGCTTCGGCCATGTATCAGTCTTCTTGGGATGCACTTTTCGAACAAGACGATGCAGCGGGATTTGATCTGGACAGCGAAACGGAATGGAAATCCACTACTGGTAAACCTGTTTCCTTTACTGGCCGATTGATTGGCGGCTGCCTGAATACATTGACGGTCATTGCCGGGACAAAGTATGCCCCGATCAAGAAATGGCAAGAGTCTTTTGAAGAAGATACAATCGTCTATCTCGAATGGAGCGATTGGAGTACAGCAGAAGCCTACCGGAATCTTTGGCACCTGAAGGAGCTCGGCTGGTTCGATCGGGCAAGCGGTGTATTATTCGGCAGACCCGCTCGAAGCACACCTTCAGAGGATTACACAGACGAGCAAATGATCCGGGAATTCGCCGATGAAATCGGATTGCCGATCATCTTCGACACTGATATAGGACATATGCCGCCGCAATTGACATTGATCAACGGTGCTTTGACAACGGTTTCGTATCAGGATGGGACTGGCACATTGACTTATCTGGAATAG
- a CDS encoding LLM class flavin-dependent oxidoreductase — protein MTKQIILQAFDMTAAMHNSHGLWKHPESRRHREYKSLDYWIGHARLLEKGKFDAVFFADVLGVYDVYGGDEKAALRDGVQVPLNDPAFAIPAMAAVTENLSFAVTVSTSYEQPFHNARKFSTLDHLTKGRVAWNIVTSYLPNAARNFGLEKMVKHDERYRIAEEFLEVSYKLLEDSWEEDAVVSDPERGVLVDPDKVHRIKHKGKYFSVEGPHVSEPSPQRTPVLYQAGTSEKGRDFAARHAECVFVGGPTPEKINYYIEDIKTRAEAYGRSRDEIKAFTFLNVVVAETEEEAYAKYEEIKKYWSADAAKAQYGGSTGYDLASYEDEDELFTYKHTEQGQSRAAYLTKDAARPFTVKEIQEKFSKPAEMEIIIGSPEQVADRIEDFFVRSGVDGFNLTHYITPRDLEDFVELVVPILQERGLYKKDYAGGTFREKLFGHPHLPGTHPAKQGKRS, from the coding sequence ATGACGAAACAAATCATCCTGCAAGCTTTCGATATGACTGCAGCTATGCACAATTCCCACGGCTTATGGAAGCATCCCGAGAGCAGAAGGCATCGCGAGTATAAGTCGCTTGACTACTGGATCGGGCATGCGCGCCTGCTGGAAAAAGGCAAGTTCGATGCGGTGTTCTTCGCTGATGTACTCGGCGTTTATGATGTCTATGGCGGGGATGAAAAGGCTGCTTTGCGCGACGGAGTCCAAGTGCCGCTGAATGACCCTGCCTTTGCCATCCCGGCAATGGCAGCTGTGACGGAGAACCTTTCCTTCGCTGTCACGGTCAGTACATCCTACGAGCAGCCATTCCATAATGCGCGTAAATTCTCGACTCTCGACCACTTGACCAAGGGGCGTGTCGCTTGGAATATCGTTACATCCTACTTACCGAATGCGGCCCGGAATTTCGGGCTGGAAAAAATGGTCAAGCATGATGAACGTTACCGGATAGCAGAGGAATTCCTGGAGGTTTCTTATAAGCTGCTTGAAGACAGCTGGGAAGAGGATGCGGTTGTTTCAGATCCGGAAAGAGGCGTTCTGGTGGACCCGGATAAGGTACATCGCATCAAGCACAAGGGGAAATACTTCTCCGTTGAAGGGCCTCATGTCAGTGAGCCATCCCCGCAGCGTACGCCAGTGCTTTACCAAGCGGGAACCTCTGAAAAAGGGCGCGATTTCGCAGCCAGACATGCTGAATGTGTGTTTGTCGGCGGACCGACACCGGAAAAAATCAACTACTATATCGAGGATATCAAAACGCGTGCAGAAGCATACGGCAGAAGCCGTGATGAAATCAAAGCATTCACTTTCCTGAATGTAGTCGTTGCTGAAACGGAAGAGGAAGCATATGCGAAATATGAAGAAATCAAGAAATATTGGAGTGCAGATGCAGCAAAGGCCCAGTATGGTGGATCGACTGGTTATGACTTGGCATCCTATGAAGATGAGGATGAACTGTTCACGTACAAGCATACGGAACAAGGGCAATCACGAGCTGCATATTTGACCAAGGACGCTGCCAGGCCATTCACGGTCAAAGAGATACAAGAGAAATTCAGCAAACCAGCTGAAATGGAGATCATCATCGGCAGCCCTGAACAGGTGGCCGACAGGATCGAGGACTTTTTTGTGAGGAGCGGAGTGGATGGCTTTAACCTGACCCATTATATTACGCCGAGGGACTTGGAGGACTTCGTCGAATTGGTTGTGCCAATCCTGCAAGAGCGGGGATTGTATAAAAAGGACTATGCAGGAGGTACATTCCGGGAGAAATTATTCGGACATCCGCATCTCCCCGGGACGCATCCGGCAAAACAAGGAAAGAGGAGCTGA
- a CDS encoding DUF1992 domain-containing protein, producing the protein MDLISLLAEERIKKAEESGEFRNLPGAGKPLELEDLSGVPEDMRMSYKILKNAGYVPPEMELQKEIVALRDLLRVCTDDSERAAYRKRISEKEIQYEALLQKLKKHSPSTLGQYREQIERNLT; encoded by the coding sequence ATGGATCTGATTTCGCTGCTTGCCGAAGAACGGATCAAGAAGGCGGAAGAAAGTGGAGAATTCCGCAACCTTCCCGGTGCAGGGAAACCTCTGGAACTGGAGGATTTATCCGGCGTACCAGAGGATATGCGGATGAGCTATAAGATCCTGAAGAATGCCGGCTATGTCCCGCCCGAAATGGAGCTGCAAAAAGAGATTGTGGCCTTACGTGATTTACTGCGTGTTTGTACGGATGATTCAGAGCGGGCGGCTTATCGGAAACGGATCAGCGAAAAGGAGATTCAATACGAAGCATTGCTGCAAAAGCTCAAGAAGCATTCGCCAAGCACCTTGGGTCAATACCGGGAACAAATCGAGCGCAATTTAACATAA
- a CDS encoding CAP domain-containing protein: MFKKVLVTTLSTAILAGGALAGTANAAPAQPTKEEVQVHVAHVVKSGSFSSIEDLNKWVNDYLSAYNIHIDVDSLLAKYNVQQPAQQETAQTPVQAQPKQEEAKAPASNKEEQKAAPQKEEKAEEQATEQKAQAPAQKQETASDSKQTEDKQAAEGLSAFEQQVVDLTNQEREKAGLKPLKADAELSKVARAKSQDMADNGYFDHNSPTYGSPFDMMKSFGISYQTAGENIAQGQKTPEEVVEAWMNSQGHRENILNPDYTNIGVGYVENGNYWTQQFIGK; the protein is encoded by the coding sequence ATGTTCAAGAAAGTATTAGTAACAACACTATCCACAGCTATCCTGGCAGGAGGCGCTTTGGCAGGCACAGCAAACGCTGCACCGGCACAGCCAACTAAAGAAGAAGTTCAAGTGCACGTAGCACATGTAGTGAAAAGCGGATCTTTCTCTTCTATCGAAGATTTGAATAAATGGGTGAATGATTATCTATCAGCTTATAACATTCACATCGATGTTGATAGCTTGCTAGCGAAATACAATGTTCAACAGCCAGCACAACAAGAAACAGCACAGACTCCTGTACAAGCTCAACCTAAGCAGGAGGAAGCAAAAGCACCTGCTTCTAATAAAGAAGAGCAAAAAGCTGCTCCGCAAAAAGAAGAAAAAGCTGAAGAGCAAGCAACTGAACAAAAAGCACAAGCTCCAGCACAAAAACAAGAAACTGCTTCTGACAGCAAGCAGACAGAAGACAAGCAAGCTGCAGAAGGGCTGAGCGCATTTGAACAGCAAGTAGTGGACTTGACTAACCAAGAGCGTGAAAAAGCTGGTCTCAAGCCATTGAAAGCAGATGCTGAGCTAAGCAAAGTAGCACGCGCTAAATCCCAGGACATGGCTGACAATGGTTACTTCGACCACAACAGCCCGACTTACGGTTCTCCATTCGACATGATGAAATCTTTCGGTATCTCCTATCAGACTGCAGGTGAAAACATCGCCCAAGGTCAAAAGACTCCGGAAGAAGTTGTGGAAGCTTGGATGAACAGCCAAGGTCACCGTGAAAACATCCTTAACCCTGATTATACAAACATCGGTGTAGGGTACGTGGAAAACGGTAACTATTGGACACAGCAATTCATTGGTAAATAA